GTCTTGGCCTCGAAGAAGCCGTAGTCGACGTTCGCGCGCAGGGTGTGCAGCGGCACACGGCCCTCGCGGTAGAACTCCGAACGGCTCATCTCGGCGCCGCCGAGACGACCGGAGCACTGGACCTTGATGCCCTTGGCGCCGGCCTTCATGGTCGACTGCATGCTCTTGCGCATGGCGCGACGGAAGGAGACGCGGGAGGACAGCTGCTCCGCGACGCCCTGAGCCACGAGCTGGGCGTCCAGCTCGGGGTTCTTGACCTCGAGGATGTTCAGCTGGACCTGCTTGCCGGTCAGCTTCTCCAGGTTGCCCCGGATCTTGTCGGCCTCCGCGCCGCGGCGGCCGATCACGATGCCCGGACGGGCGGTGTGGATGTCCACGCGGACGCGGTCACGGGTGCGCTCGATCTCCACCTTCGAGATGCCGGCGCGCTCCATGCCCTTCGTCATGAGACGCCGGATGGCGACGTCTTCCTTGACGTAGTCCTTGTACAGCTTGTCGGCGTACCAGCGGGACTTGAAGTCCGTGCTGATGCCGAGGCGGAACCCGTGCGGGTTAACCTTCTGGCCCATTACCGGGTCCCTTCCTTGCTGCTGACGACCACGGTGATGTGGCTGGTCCGCTTGCGGATCCGGTAGGCACGGCCCTGGGCGCGCGGA
The window above is part of the Kitasatospora sp. NA04385 genome. Proteins encoded here:
- the rpsC gene encoding 30S ribosomal protein S3; the protein is MGQKVNPHGFRLGISTDFKSRWYADKLYKDYVKEDVAIRRLMTKGMERAGISKVEIERTRDRVRVDIHTARPGIVIGRRGAEADKIRGNLEKLTGKQVQLNILEVKNPELDAQLVAQGVAEQLSSRVSFRRAMRKSMQSTMKAGAKGIKVQCSGRLGGAEMSRSEFYREGRVPLHTLRANVDYGFFEAKTTFGRIGVKVWIYKGDVKNIAEVRAENAAARSGNRPARPEGGRPARGGERRGGERGGRGRRPAAAEAAAAPAAEAPAAENTGTEA